The genomic window TCGACGCGATCCAGGCGGACACGTTGATCGCGACATGCGGCTCCGTGTGGGCCCCGGTGCAGCTGGAGGCGGCAGAGGACCAGCCCTGCGGCGTGGAGGAGAAGAAGTCCGGCCTGGAGGAGCGGCCCTCCGGAGTGCCGGTGCCCTGTGTATAGGTCCTCGGGATCCTTCGGGCGGGCGCTTCTGTCGCTGCCGCCGGGTGAGGGAACGTAACAACCCATGCCCTGCCTCTCTTTGTGACGGGCAGGGTCGGCGAACCGATCCGTTTACATACCGCCGAGAAGGAATCGTACTGGAGGATGGCCGGAATGCGAAGGCTCGATTGCGAAGTGGTTTCTGCGGGCGAGCGTCTCCCGGAGGAGCCGAGCACGAGCCGAGTCCTTCGCCAATTCTCCACCCACGAAGGGAAATCATGTCCGAGACCGCTGTCCGACGCGCTGACACCGATCCGCGCGGACGACCGGCCGCCGGGCTGAGCCCGGAAGCGACGCGGCGTGCGGCCGATACGGCCCTCCAGGACGCGCGTGATGCCCGGGCGCACCGGCGGCTCACGGGCGGAACGGTCGCCGCCCTGGAAGCGGCGGGCTTCGCGCGCCACTTCGTTCCGCAGCGCTGGGGCGGCAGCGAGGGGACGTTCAGCGAGGTGTTCCGGGCAGCCGTCACCGTAGGGGAGGGCTGTGCGTCGGCGGCGTGGTGTGCCGTGCTGTGGGCGGCACATGCCCGGTTCGCGGCGTTGCTGCCCGAGCAGGGGCAGAAGGAGATCTGGGGCGCGGGCCCCGACGTCCGGATCGCGGCAGCCATCGTTCCACCGGCCGGCAGCTCCGTCAGGGTGACCGGAGGCCGGCTGCTCCACGGCGAATGGTCCCTGGCCAGTGGGATCGACCACGCGGACTGGGTGCTGCTGGCCGCGCCGGAGACCGACGCTCCGGGCCGCCCGGCACGTGTCTTCGCCGTCCCGAAGAGCGCCGTGAGGGTCCATGACACCTGGAACAGCACGGGTTTGCGCGCCACCGGCAGCAATACGGTGAGCCTTGCGGAGACCGTCGTGCCCGACAGCCG from Streptomyces formicae includes these protein-coding regions:
- a CDS encoding acyl-CoA dehydrogenase family protein — protein: MSETAVRRADTDPRGRPAAGLSPEATRRAADTALQDARDARAHRRLTGGTVAALEAAGFARHFVPQRWGGSEGTFSEVFRAAVTVGEGCASAAWCAVLWAAHARFAALLPEQGQKEIWGAGPDVRIAAAIVPPAGSSVRVTGGRLLHGEWSLASGIDHADWVLLAAPETDAPGRPARVFAVPKSAVRVHDTWNSTGLRATGSNTVSLAETVVPDSRSAPLAALLNGDGQEGLARCYSAPAHLAGGLMFCAPALGAARRALATWNEWARTAAPGGARPLDRPSVQERLVRSAAEIEAVELMLCEAARRADGDPVTAEAVARNQRDAAVAVDWLAAAVDRLFRTGGAHVRDADGDLHRHWADVLTVASHGALRLEPAAEAYARSLGGSGADDA